From Brochothrix thermosphacta DSM 20171 = FSL F6-1036, a single genomic window includes:
- a CDS encoding PadR family transcriptional regulator — translation MESELKISSQMLKGILEGCILIVISRETVYGYEMNKKLQAFGFSPLSEGTIYPLLLKLQNKGLIESEQRLSPDGPKRKYFSLSDTGQLECERFIQQWRILRHSVDQLIEGGGSCDEGTNS, via the coding sequence ATGGAATCCGAGCTGAAAATCTCTTCGCAGATGCTCAAAGGTATACTTGAAGGGTGTATTTTGATTGTTATTAGTCGTGAAACAGTCTACGGTTATGAAATGAATAAAAAGTTACAGGCCTTTGGTTTTTCCCCCTTATCAGAAGGAACAATTTATCCCTTACTTCTAAAATTACAAAATAAAGGGCTAATTGAAAGTGAACAACGTCTTTCCCCCGATGGACCAAAACGAAAATATTTCAGTTTAAGCGACACCGGACAATTAGAATGCGAGCGATTCATCCAACAATGGCGTATCTTAAGACACTCCGTTGATCAACTAATTGAAGGAGGCGGTTCATGTGATGAAGGAACTAATAGCTGA
- the amaP gene encoding alkaline shock response membrane anchor protein AmaP — translation MRKSQKFIMGFLAILVMLIAYFVILQVQPSANTPFHVGDVLTYVRDVPYYNLVLFWIAFGLLSLAFLAFVISFLIPPKERFLTLYSENKNTLEIQKKAIESIILTKAKQKQFLEDVSPTVIVKTKKQKITGEIHCKVLDDTDFTARNKIFLQELHRDIVQMLNLEAENIQLSLKIKPRKIKTSSKQRVI, via the coding sequence TTGAGAAAATCGCAAAAATTTATCATGGGCTTTTTAGCGATATTAGTGATGTTAATCGCTTATTTTGTAATTTTGCAAGTTCAACCTTCAGCTAACACCCCGTTTCATGTGGGAGACGTATTAACCTATGTTCGCGATGTCCCATATTATAATTTAGTGTTGTTTTGGATTGCTTTTGGTTTATTATCATTAGCATTCTTAGCTTTTGTGATTAGTTTCTTAATCCCACCGAAAGAGCGTTTTTTAACGTTATACTCTGAGAATAAAAACACCTTAGAGATTCAAAAGAAAGCGATTGAATCAATCATTTTAACAAAAGCAAAACAAAAACAATTTTTAGAAGACGTTTCGCCAACGGTTATTGTTAAAACAAAGAAACAAAAAATCACAGGCGAGATTCACTGTAAGGTATTAGACGATACTGATTTCACAGCGAGAAATAAAATTTTCTTGCAAGAATTACATCGCGACATCGTACAGATGTTGAACTTAGAGGCTGAAAACATTCAATTAAGTTTGAAAATCAAACCTCGTAAAATCAAAACAAGCAGCAAACAGCGAGTAATATAG
- a CDS encoding DUF2075 domain-containing protein: MTGLKIKQFKLDKQAIKQISDDYIVDYPTVYLLNNDKEAYIGETVALKNRMRAHLANPQRSKLTTAHVISHNEFNQSATYNIETKLINYFLADQKYILQNKSQTVQSITHNYHNKAYFNEQVFTTLWRQLLTQGIASYSADEIENKDIYKLSPFKQLSAEQLDLKNTIIEKCTTHINDQKPFVYFIKGEAGVGKSVILSSVFNRIQELSQDKNSPLYQTDNKLLVNHGEMLKTYEKISKKVKALKKKNFMKPTTFINDMKKNNDFADIVFVDEAHLLLSRSDSYNSFVEDNHLEEIIKRSKIVIAVYDEKQVLKLKSYWDENKLAHLNVDYTTEEPYQSKDQFRMKANDEVVDWIDSFVITEIKPLPHDDNFDFKIFDSALAMYEAIKQKNKTAGLSRIVSTFDYVHMKKNNEVYYVEDTNFKLPWNTTVKGSETWAERQDSIDEVGSIYTVQGFDLNYVGVILGPSVSYDVETDSVKIITANYCDTAAFSGQTGFDNVELIKQKIVLNSINILMKRGINGLYIFASDPALRERLARND; encoded by the coding sequence ATGACTGGATTAAAAATTAAGCAATTTAAATTAGATAAACAGGCGATTAAGCAAATTAGTGATGACTATATTGTCGACTATCCAACTGTTTATTTATTAAATAATGATAAAGAAGCGTATATCGGCGAAACTGTTGCACTGAAGAATAGAATGCGTGCTCATTTAGCCAATCCACAGCGCAGTAAACTTACAACAGCTCATGTCATCAGCCATAATGAATTCAATCAATCCGCCACCTACAATATTGAAACGAAGCTGATTAATTACTTTTTAGCGGATCAAAAATATATCTTACAAAATAAAAGTCAAACGGTTCAAAGTATCACTCATAACTACCATAATAAAGCTTATTTTAACGAGCAGGTGTTTACAACATTATGGCGACAACTCCTTACTCAGGGGATAGCCTCGTATAGTGCTGATGAGATTGAAAATAAAGATATCTATAAATTATCACCTTTTAAACAATTATCAGCAGAGCAATTAGATTTAAAAAATACTATTATTGAGAAGTGTACAACCCATATTAATGATCAAAAACCATTTGTTTATTTTATTAAGGGTGAAGCTGGTGTCGGTAAGAGTGTTATTTTAAGTTCTGTTTTTAATCGCATTCAGGAATTATCACAGGATAAAAACTCACCCTTGTATCAAACAGATAATAAACTACTCGTCAATCATGGTGAAATGCTTAAGACGTATGAAAAAATTTCAAAAAAAGTTAAAGCTCTTAAGAAGAAAAATTTTATGAAACCAACTACTTTTATCAATGACATGAAGAAAAATAATGATTTTGCTGATATTGTATTTGTAGATGAAGCACATTTATTATTGTCTCGATCAGATAGTTATAATAGTTTTGTTGAAGATAACCACTTGGAAGAGATTATTAAACGCAGTAAAATAGTAATCGCAGTTTATGATGAGAAGCAAGTACTGAAATTGAAAAGTTATTGGGATGAAAATAAATTAGCTCATCTTAACGTTGATTATACAACTGAAGAACCCTATCAATCGAAGGATCAATTCAGAATGAAAGCCAATGACGAGGTCGTTGACTGGATTGATAGCTTTGTAATAACTGAAATCAAGCCACTGCCACACGATGATAATTTTGATTTCAAAATATTTGATAGTGCGTTAGCAATGTATGAGGCCATCAAACAAAAAAACAAGACAGCAGGTTTATCACGCATTGTTTCAACTTTCGATTATGTACATATGAAAAAGAACAATGAAGTGTATTATGTTGAAGATACTAATTTCAAGTTGCCCTGGAACACGACTGTGAAAGGCAGCGAAACTTGGGCTGAAAGACAGGATTCAATTGATGAAGTCGGTTCAATATATACGGTACAAGGTTTTGATTTGAATTATGTGGGTGTTATTTTAGGTCCCTCTGTTTCATACGATGTTGAGACTGATTCTGTTAAAATAATAACAGCTAACTACTGTGATACGGCAGCTTTTAGTGGCCAAACAGGCTTTGATAATGTTGAATTAATCAAACAAAAAATCGTTTTAAATTCGATTAACATCCTCATGAAACGGGGGATTAACGGTTTATATATTTTCGCTAGTGATCCTGCATTGCGAGAACGTTTAGCGCGGAATGACTAA
- the abc-f gene encoding ribosomal protection-like ABC-F family protein: MKELMKMNNLTVTFKEDLLFKAEHIGIQQGECLAIIGRNGAGKSTLMRLMTEDLLPSTGHIQWFDTQIKPLLVAQEAATFVEDKMVSTKEAQLLSQWQVPNLPYEKLSGGEKLKRRLAFGFAQPHGLLLLDEPTNHLDKDSTAFLIEQIKSYTGTVVLVSHDRYFIDAVATKIWSIESQKIIEQIGNYSHYQSVRENREKEQARAFDKQKKEIKRVSDQMNTLQSWSSEAHAQSTKQEGFKEYYRGKAKRMDTQVKSKQKRLQKEIDKADLAPITQEEAVTFTLKNQPKQGRRILELQGITKKYQQETLFEAVSFTIQQGEKIALTGANGAGKTTLLNIIMGETPTSGSVWRSPAAKIGYLTQEVFDLPLDKSPEKLFTPYNRSEIAGIRHLFKQLGFQAQQWFNPISEMSMGERVKCKLMRYIIEGTNVLVLDEPTNHLDLPSREQLEVTLAAFTGTLIVVSHDRYFIEKVTDRVLLLKDKKIGQPLEKQVTGEDNDTKRLLLENERQHILGQLSLLTPKDSSYDDLDKAFKELSQQIRNLS, encoded by the coding sequence ATGAAAGAATTAATGAAAATGAATAACCTCACAGTTACATTTAAAGAGGATTTATTATTTAAAGCGGAACACATCGGTATTCAACAAGGTGAATGTTTAGCAATTATTGGTCGAAATGGAGCAGGAAAATCGACCTTAATGCGTTTGATGACAGAGGATTTACTACCAAGTACGGGTCATATTCAGTGGTTTGATACACAAATTAAACCACTATTAGTTGCTCAAGAAGCAGCAACATTTGTTGAAGATAAAATGGTTTCAACAAAAGAAGCACAATTATTATCACAATGGCAGGTCCCAAATCTACCCTATGAAAAATTAAGTGGTGGAGAGAAACTCAAACGACGTCTCGCTTTCGGCTTTGCGCAGCCACATGGTTTGTTATTGTTGGATGAACCGACCAACCACTTAGATAAAGACAGCACGGCGTTCCTAATTGAACAAATAAAAAGCTATACGGGTACAGTTGTACTGGTATCCCATGATCGCTATTTTATCGATGCTGTTGCGACGAAAATTTGGTCAATTGAATCTCAGAAAATTATTGAACAGATCGGAAATTATTCGCATTATCAGTCTGTTCGTGAAAACCGAGAAAAAGAACAAGCGCGGGCTTTTGACAAACAAAAAAAAGAAATCAAACGCGTATCCGACCAAATGAACACCTTACAATCATGGTCAAGTGAAGCCCATGCACAATCAACGAAACAAGAAGGCTTTAAAGAATATTACCGTGGTAAAGCGAAACGGATGGATACACAAGTTAAATCGAAACAAAAAAGATTACAAAAAGAAATTGATAAAGCGGATCTTGCCCCGATAACACAAGAAGAGGCAGTTACCTTTACTCTGAAAAATCAGCCGAAACAAGGTCGTCGTATCTTGGAACTTCAAGGTATCACTAAAAAATATCAGCAAGAGACACTTTTTGAAGCGGTCAGTTTCACTATCCAGCAGGGGGAAAAAATAGCTTTAACGGGAGCCAACGGTGCGGGAAAAACAACTTTGTTAAATATTATTATGGGGGAAACACCCACAAGTGGAAGCGTTTGGCGTTCACCTGCAGCTAAAATAGGTTATTTAACACAAGAAGTATTTGATTTGCCGTTAGATAAAAGCCCTGAAAAGTTATTCACGCCTTATAATCGCTCTGAAATAGCAGGTATTCGTCATCTATTTAAACAACTAGGCTTTCAAGCGCAGCAATGGTTCAATCCAATTAGTGAAATGAGCATGGGGGAAAGAGTTAAGTGTAAGTTGATGCGCTATATCATTGAAGGAACTAATGTCCTTGTATTAGATGAACCCACTAATCATTTAGATTTACCTTCTCGCGAGCAATTGGAAGTCACTTTGGCTGCCTTTACGGGTACGTTAATCGTTGTGTCACACGATCGTTATTTCATCGAAAAAGTTACAGATAGAGTATTACTACTTAAAGATAAAAAAATAGGACAGCCGCTAGAAAAACAAGTCACAGGCGAGGATAATGATACCAAACGGCTACTTTTAGAGAATGAACGCCAACATATTTTGGGGCAACTTAGTTTATTGACGCCAAAAGATTCGAGTTATGATGATTTGGATAAAGCCTTTAAAGAACTCTCGCAACAGATTCGTAACTTAAGCTAA
- a CDS encoding PolC-type DNA polymerase III — MGNPNETNKLNILIEQIGLSDNEVIVNELQTASLEKVVVHQQSQRWQFVIQIPTYLTGTTYRVLTEALGNSFDHIHSSELKFISLGGELTSELLQEYWPFFANKVREGSPMIGQRIADQVPSVSQRKITLSADNETEKMVMSKKCTNQILPLLEQAGITGYTFIIDVQSVNRESEEFKKFTEDKAQEDKAKALATLNEMQKRVENQSKDNPVPSGPLVLGLPIKANEEMMTLDAIVDEERRVTVQGYIFDAEVRELRSGRSLVQFKITDYRSSIIVKMFSRDKDDSSIFAGIKKGLWVKVRGSVQNDNFSRELILMAQDINEISVKGREDKAAEKRVELHLHTPMSAMDAVTPTGDLVAQAAKWGHKAVAITDHSVAQSFPDAHAAGKKHGIKILYGVEINLIDEGVPIVYNESHRNLRDASYVVFDVETTGLSAVYDKVIELGAVRMVNGEKVDEFEAFINPGHPLSATTINLTGITDDMVANTPTEEEVFKRFKEWAGDDILVAHNASFDMGFLNTAYKRHNMGVAENPVLDTLELARFLYPHFKNHRLNTLTKRFNIILEQHHRAIFDSEATAYLAWKLIKDAEEEHTILFHDQLNEHVGEGDAYKRARPSHATVLATNYVGLKNMFKLISEANLSYFHRIPRVPRTLLNKLREGLIVGSGCDRGEVFMAMMQKGAVEAENAAAYYDYIEVMPPTVYQTLIENEMVRDREALQDIIKNVIALGEKLGKTVVATGNVHYLDPKDKIYRKILINSQGGANPLNRYPMPDVHFRTTDEMLEEFAFLGEDKAFELVVTNTNAIADQCEPIVPVKDELYTPKIEGADEEVTEMSYNNARAKYGEELPQIIIDRLEKELKSIIGHGFGVIYLISQKLVKKSNDDGYIVGSRGSVGSSFVATMTGITEVNPLPPHYVCPKCQHSEFFHDGSVGSGFDLPDKPCTECGTNYDKDGHDIPFETFLGFKGDKVPDIDLNFSGDYQAQAHNYTKVLFGEEYVYRAGTIGTVAEKTAYGFVKAYERDNDLHIRGAETDRLVSGCTGVKRTTGQHPGGIIVIPDYMDVYDFSPIQFPADDVNSDWKTTHFDFHSIHDNVLKLDILGHDDPTMIRMLQDLSGITPEQIPTDDPEVFALFSGTTSLGVTPEDINSKTGTLGVPEFGTRFVRQMLEQTNPSTFSELLQISGLSHGTDVWLGNAEELIKSGQSVLSEVIGCRDDIMVGLIYMGVEESLAFKIMESVRKGKGIPEDWEAAMRAENVPDWYIDSCKKIKYMFPKAHAAAYVLNAVRIAYFKVHHPLFYYATYFTVRADDFDLISMVNGKHAIVASMKNITDKGMEASTKEKNLLTVLELANEMVARGYKFQKVDLYKSKAAEFIIEGDSLIPPFDSIPGLGTNVAKQLEAARADGIFLSKEDVKQRSKVSQSIIDYMTDMGCLEGLPDENQLSLF; from the coding sequence ATGGGGAACCCAAACGAAACAAATAAATTAAACATTCTGATTGAACAAATCGGCCTCTCCGACAATGAAGTTATTGTAAATGAATTACAAACAGCATCATTAGAAAAGGTTGTCGTGCATCAGCAAAGCCAACGCTGGCAGTTTGTGATTCAAATTCCAACGTATTTAACAGGAACAACATATCGCGTTTTAACTGAGGCGCTTGGTAATAGTTTTGATCACATTCATTCATCAGAATTGAAATTCATATCATTAGGTGGCGAACTAACAAGCGAACTATTACAAGAATACTGGCCATTTTTTGCAAATAAAGTCCGTGAAGGTTCACCGATGATTGGTCAACGTATTGCTGATCAAGTACCGTCCGTTTCTCAACGGAAAATTACGTTGTCAGCGGATAACGAAACAGAAAAAATGGTAATGAGTAAAAAGTGTACGAACCAAATTCTACCTTTGTTAGAACAGGCGGGAATTACGGGCTATACTTTTATCATTGATGTTCAGTCTGTTAATCGCGAATCAGAAGAATTTAAGAAATTTACAGAAGATAAAGCACAAGAAGATAAAGCTAAAGCCTTAGCAACTTTAAACGAAATGCAAAAACGTGTGGAGAACCAATCGAAAGATAATCCAGTACCTAGTGGCCCATTAGTATTGGGCTTACCAATTAAAGCGAATGAAGAAATGATGACATTAGATGCAATCGTGGATGAAGAACGTCGTGTTACAGTGCAAGGTTATATCTTTGATGCCGAGGTACGTGAACTGAGAAGCGGTCGTTCATTGGTTCAGTTTAAAATCACTGATTACCGTAGCTCGATTATTGTTAAGATGTTCTCGCGTGATAAAGATGATAGCTCAATCTTCGCAGGTATAAAAAAAGGCTTATGGGTAAAAGTTCGTGGTTCTGTCCAAAATGATAACTTCTCTCGAGAGTTAATCTTGATGGCGCAAGATATTAATGAAATTTCAGTTAAAGGTCGTGAAGATAAAGCAGCTGAAAAACGCGTAGAGTTACACTTACATACACCGATGAGTGCAATGGATGCTGTAACACCAACGGGTGATTTAGTTGCTCAAGCAGCGAAGTGGGGGCATAAAGCAGTTGCGATTACCGATCACTCTGTGGCGCAGTCCTTCCCTGATGCACATGCTGCTGGAAAAAAACACGGCATTAAAATTTTATACGGTGTAGAAATCAATTTAATCGATGAAGGCGTACCGATTGTATACAATGAGTCACATCGTAATTTACGTGATGCTTCATATGTCGTTTTTGATGTGGAAACAACAGGGCTATCTGCGGTTTACGATAAGGTAATTGAGTTAGGTGCGGTAAGAATGGTTAACGGTGAAAAGGTTGATGAATTTGAAGCCTTTATCAATCCAGGTCATCCTTTAAGTGCCACAACAATTAACTTAACAGGTATTACAGATGATATGGTTGCTAACACACCAACAGAAGAAGAAGTGTTTAAGCGTTTTAAAGAATGGGCAGGAGATGATATCCTTGTTGCTCATAACGCAAGTTTTGATATGGGCTTCTTAAATACGGCATATAAACGCCATAATATGGGGGTTGCCGAAAACCCTGTGCTAGATACATTAGAACTCGCGCGTTTCTTATACCCACACTTCAAAAACCATCGTCTTAATACATTAACCAAACGATTTAACATTATTCTTGAACAACATCACCGGGCTATCTTTGACTCGGAAGCTACAGCATACTTAGCGTGGAAATTGATTAAGGATGCAGAAGAAGAACACACTATTTTGTTCCACGATCAATTGAATGAACACGTGGGTGAAGGCGATGCTTATAAACGTGCACGTCCCTCACACGCGACAGTTTTAGCAACTAACTATGTCGGTTTAAAAAACATGTTCAAATTGATTTCTGAGGCAAACCTCAGTTACTTCCATCGTATACCACGTGTACCAAGAACCTTATTAAACAAATTACGTGAAGGTTTAATTGTGGGGTCGGGTTGTGATCGTGGTGAAGTCTTTATGGCGATGATGCAAAAAGGGGCAGTAGAAGCTGAAAATGCGGCAGCCTACTATGATTATATTGAAGTTATGCCACCCACTGTTTATCAAACGCTTATTGAAAACGAAATGGTACGTGACCGCGAAGCACTACAAGACATCATCAAAAATGTAATTGCTTTAGGTGAAAAATTAGGTAAAACAGTTGTCGCAACAGGTAACGTGCATTACCTTGATCCAAAAGATAAAATTTACCGTAAAATTTTAATTAATTCTCAAGGGGGAGCCAACCCTCTGAATCGTTACCCGATGCCTGACGTTCATTTCCGTACAACAGACGAAATGTTGGAAGAATTTGCCTTTTTAGGTGAAGACAAAGCATTTGAATTAGTTGTAACTAACACCAACGCGATTGCAGATCAATGTGAACCTATCGTTCCAGTGAAGGATGAATTATACACGCCTAAAATTGAAGGGGCGGATGAAGAAGTTACAGAAATGAGTTACAACAATGCACGCGCTAAATACGGTGAAGAATTACCGCAAATTATCATCGATCGTTTAGAAAAAGAATTAAAGAGTATTATCGGGCATGGATTCGGTGTTATTTACTTAATCTCGCAAAAGCTCGTTAAGAAATCAAATGATGACGGTTATATCGTAGGTTCTCGTGGATCTGTCGGTTCTTCTTTCGTTGCAACGATGACGGGAATCACAGAGGTTAATCCCTTACCGCCACATTATGTCTGTCCAAAATGTCAGCATTCTGAGTTTTTCCATGACGGCTCAGTGGGTTCTGGTTTTGATTTACCAGATAAACCATGTACAGAGTGTGGCACTAACTACGATAAAGACGGACACGATATTCCTTTCGAAACTTTCTTAGGCTTTAAAGGGGATAAAGTACCCGATATCGATTTAAACTTCTCAGGAGACTATCAAGCACAAGCTCATAACTATACGAAAGTATTGTTTGGTGAAGAGTACGTTTACCGTGCAGGAACGATCGGAACAGTGGCCGAAAAAACAGCTTATGGTTTTGTAAAAGCTTATGAGCGCGACAATGACCTTCATATTCGGGGCGCTGAAACAGATCGCCTAGTAAGTGGCTGTACAGGAGTGAAGCGGACAACCGGGCAACATCCAGGGGGGATTATTGTTATTCCTGATTACATGGATGTGTATGATTTTTCACCGATCCAATTCCCAGCCGATGACGTCAACTCAGATTGGAAAACAACGCATTTTGATTTCCACTCAATTCATGATAACGTCTTGAAGTTAGATATACTGGGTCACGATGATCCGACAATGATTCGTATGTTACAAGATTTAAGTGGTATTACACCGGAACAAATCCCAACGGATGATCCGGAAGTCTTCGCATTGTTTTCAGGTACAACGTCATTAGGTGTTACACCAGAAGATATTAATTCAAAAACAGGAACTTTAGGAGTCCCTGAATTCGGAACGCGTTTTGTTCGACAAATGTTAGAACAAACCAACCCAAGTACTTTTAGTGAATTGCTCCAAATTTCAGGACTATCACACGGGACAGATGTTTGGTTAGGTAACGCCGAAGAATTAATTAAATCAGGTCAATCCGTTCTTTCAGAAGTAATTGGTTGTCGTGATGATATCATGGTTGGTTTAATTTATATGGGCGTCGAAGAATCATTAGCTTTCAAAATCATGGAATCCGTTCGTAAAGGAAAAGGAATTCCTGAAGATTGGGAAGCGGCTATGCGCGCTGAAAATGTACCTGATTGGTACATTGATTCATGTAAAAAAATCAAATACATGTTCCCGAAAGCCCATGCAGCAGCTTATGTCTTAAATGCGGTAAGAATCGCTTACTTTAAAGTCCATCACCCGTTATTCTACTATGCAACCTACTTTACAGTTCGTGCGGATGACTTTGATTTAATTTCAATGGTTAACGGTAAACACGCAATAGTAGCCAGCATGAAAAACATCACGGATAAAGGGATGGAAGCTTCAACGAAAGAGAAAAACCTTTTAACTGTTCTAGAATTAGCAAATGAAATGGTTGCTCGTGGTTATAAATTCCAAAAAGTTGATTTATATAAATCGAAAGCAGCTGAATTTATTATTGAAGGCGATTCATTAATACCTCCGTTTGATTCTATTCCTGGTTTAGGAACTAACGTCGCTAAACAATTAGAAGCGGCTCGTGCAGACGGTATTTTCCTATCGAAAGAAGATGTGAAACAACGTAGTAAAGTATCACAATCAATCATTGATTATATGACAGATATGGGTTGCCTTGAAGGGTTGCCTGATGAGAATCAATTGTCACTTTTCTAA
- a CDS encoding GNAT family N-acetyltransferase has translation MTIKMKPAIRKDDAIIISIWEASVRETHDFLLPGDFEEFKIQLIKYLPLLDMQLWLEDDVPIGFSAIANQKLEMFFIAPPYIGQGYGRSIMAQLFSDFAIKSVDVNEQNAAAVRFYLKQHFEVLSRDERDDGGKPYPILHLGLKS, from the coding sequence ATGACAATTAAAATGAAACCTGCTATTCGTAAAGACGATGCTATTATTATCAGTATCTGGGAAGCTTCTGTTCGTGAAACACACGATTTTTTATTACCAGGCGATTTCGAAGAATTTAAAATACAATTAATTAAATACTTACCCTTATTAGATATGCAACTATGGTTAGAGGACGATGTGCCGATCGGTTTTTCAGCGATAGCTAATCAAAAATTAGAAATGTTTTTTATAGCACCCCCATACATCGGACAAGGATACGGGCGTTCTATCATGGCTCAATTATTTTCTGATTTCGCGATTAAGTCAGTGGATGTTAATGAACAAAATGCTGCTGCAGTTAGATTTTATCTTAAACAACACTTTGAAGTCCTTTCGCGAGACGAAAGAGATGACGGTGGTAAACCATATCCTATTTTACATTTAGGATTAAAGTCATAA
- a CDS encoding ParB/Srx family N-terminal domain-containing protein gives MKKITQLSIVILLLIFAFLPFKTVAAEASLSPIVVYDVPISSLHPTQAGIGKIQISYKLTEYLANDAALTASFFEDFNEDNGYIKGNYLTADTQTPKQDKNLLKTVNMREELGALVNPALGSLSVQVVIGPHKEYYAIDGHHGSNTNQLIKEMTGLGYDKINVAVIADYSDLDEKTFWQTMLAQKYMYPKAYNVATHQYETISGLKLPKQMNNQLFVNDPFRGLNYFWRSTAINKDTISVPFAEFYWGEFMSRTHEFDELNFQTPGDYQTAFERGNVIFEKLIAGDAKYTNLFNEVVTQQYGITANQIALQDSYSAAKLAKQQDKLDTAKAYMFSHPNLTTSNQAVFDGNTPVEPPTSEDSSTDDNTSTSDTETSSTASDDSSSSSEPDTSGSDTNSSDTATSSTASDDSSSSASESDTSGSDTNSSDTATSSTDSADSSSSANESDTSGSDTNSSDTETSSTASDNSSSSSESDTSGSDTNSSDTATSSTNGENSSSSASESDTSGSDTNSSSNSQKNSSERETSSSTDAAISPVEQTHSSDKTATTQIADSTLPHTGDSPIHFWLILLGAACVITAGIKFYRLKE, from the coding sequence ATGAAAAAAATCACACAGCTTAGTATTGTCATCTTACTATTAATTTTCGCTTTCCTTCCCTTCAAAACAGTTGCAGCTGAGGCATCATTATCGCCGATTGTTGTCTACGATGTACCAATCTCAAGCCTTCACCCCACTCAAGCAGGTATCGGAAAAATTCAAATTTCCTATAAATTGACTGAATATCTCGCCAATGATGCTGCTTTAACAGCCAGTTTCTTTGAAGATTTTAATGAAGACAATGGTTATATCAAAGGCAACTATTTAACTGCTGATACACAAACTCCAAAGCAAGATAAAAATCTTTTGAAAACAGTTAATATGCGAGAAGAATTAGGGGCACTCGTCAACCCAGCGCTTGGAAGTTTATCTGTCCAAGTTGTGATTGGACCTCATAAAGAATATTATGCTATCGATGGTCATCATGGCTCAAATACTAATCAACTCATTAAAGAGATGACCGGACTGGGCTATGATAAAATTAATGTCGCAGTAATTGCTGACTATAGTGATTTAGATGAAAAAACTTTCTGGCAAACGATGTTAGCACAAAAGTATATGTATCCGAAAGCTTATAATGTAGCTACACATCAGTACGAAACAATTTCAGGCTTGAAATTGCCGAAACAAATGAATAACCAATTGTTTGTGAATGATCCCTTCCGCGGTTTGAACTACTTCTGGCGTTCAACTGCAATCAATAAAGATACTATTTCTGTTCCTTTTGCTGAGTTTTACTGGGGTGAGTTCATGTCACGCACACATGAATTTGATGAGTTGAATTTTCAAACACCTGGTGATTATCAAACAGCTTTTGAACGAGGCAATGTTATTTTCGAAAAACTGATTGCTGGCGATGCTAAATACACTAACCTGTTCAATGAAGTTGTTACGCAACAGTATGGCATAACAGCTAACCAAATTGCCTTACAAGACAGCTACAGTGCAGCTAAATTAGCAAAACAGCAAGATAAGCTCGATACAGCAAAAGCATATATGTTCTCACATCCGAATTTAACAACATCAAATCAAGCTGTTTTTGACGGCAATACACCCGTAGAGCCACCTACATCAGAAGATTCATCTACTGATGATAATACGAGCACCTCTGATACTGAAACAAGTTCAACTGCTAGTGATGATAGTTCTTCTTCTAGTGAACCAGATACGTCAGGAAGTGATACAAATTCTTCTGATACTGCAACAAGTTCAACTGCTAGTGATGATAGTTCTTCTTCTGCTAGTGAATCAGATACATCTGGAAGTGATACAAATTCTTCTGATACTGCAACAAGTTCAACTGATAGTGCTGATAGCTCTTCTTCTGCTAATGAATCAGATACATCTGGAAGTGATACAAACTCTTCTGACACTGAAACAAGTTCAACTGCTAGTGATAATAGCTCTTCTTCTAGTGAATCAGATACATCTGGAAGTGATACAAACTCTTCTGATACTGCAACAAGTTCAACTAATGGTGAGAATAGCTCTTCTTCTGCTAGTGAATCAGATACATCTGGAAGTGATACAAATTCTTCATCTAATTCACAAAAAAATTCATCTGAACGTGAAACGAGTTCTTCTACAGATGCTGCTATTTCACCAGTAGAACAAACACATTCTTCAGATAAAACAGCTACAACACAAATTGCTGATTCTACACTACCACACACGGGAGATAGCCCCATCCATTTTTGGTTAATCCTATTAGGTGCTGCTTGTGTGATTACTGCGGGTATTAAATTTTATCGCTTAAAGGAGTAA